Proteins encoded by one window of Mercenaria mercenaria strain notata chromosome 4, MADL_Memer_1, whole genome shotgun sequence:
- the LOC123552127 gene encoding uncharacterized protein LOC123552127 yields MRRNMSSLVARPWGGRHGIKPVKQDDSQRKLPRPIVFWSLNEKTAYRRNRVVQTRMNMIMDDIATQRESSRKIIRYEAHKFRQKNSRYYQHPLGLSDDAQKLAVNIAPPNWKPPHENLPTDRGSDGNDSGSESENEDCDTNEMSPRKRGIITRSKKPTVSFSVNKEVHQIESDLEIDDIENQTENTNEHESITFLNNSKVRVFSAPQSRDVPELPGQFAKRQQSAFPVLRSSTDCDNDNSVDIDKVRNMSEQFEYEKNRRMNKLTHDTRSDNYFDKSKAAYQLRQDLRKKAKMRKEGIKTTVFTLQDAINLEKENFLKSNGRVMDYIKRIEKLKRAESSLVNKWTKDAIVQQLNI; encoded by the exons ATGCGGAGGAATATGTCGTCACTAGTAGCCAGACCCTGGGGTGGTCGGCATGGGATAAAACCTGTAAAACAAGACGACAGTCAGCGTAAGCTTCCTAGACCCATAG TATTTTGGAGTTTGAACGAGAAGACAGCTTACAGAAGAAACCGAGTTGTCCAGACGAGAATGAACATGATCATGGACGACATTGCTACCCAGCGCGAGTCCTCGAGGAAAATAATCCGTTACGAAGCACACAAATTCCGTCAGAAAAACAGCCGATACTACCAACACCCTCTGGGTTTATCAGACGATGCGCAAAAACTTGCCGTCAATATAGCCCCACCTAACTGGAAACCACCGCACGAAAACCTGCCAACTGACAGAGGGTCAGACGGAAATGATTCTGGCAGTGAATCAGAAAACGAAGACTGCGACACGAACGAAATGTCACCAAGGAAACGCGGAATAATTACTAGATCGAAGAAACCAACGGTGTCTTTCTCCGTGAATAAGGAAGTTCACCAGATTGAAAGCGATCTTGAAATTGATGATATAGAAAATCAgactgaaaatacaaatgaacatGAGAGTATAACGTTTTTAAATAACTCTAAAGTCCGAGTCTTTTCTGCTCCTCAGTCACGCGATGTCCCTGAGCTTCCAGGGCAGTTTGCAAAACGCCAGCAGAGTGCGTTCCCTGTTCTTAGGTCTTCCACTGACTGTGATAACGACAACTCTGTTGACATCGACAAAGTTAGAAATATGTCTGaacaatttgaatatgaaaagaaCAGAAGGATGAACAAATTAACACATGATACTAGATCtgataattattttgataaatccaAGGCAGCGTACCAGCTTAGGCAAGACCTAAGGAAGAAAGCAAAAATGCGGAAAGAGGGGATAAAAACAACGGTCTTTACTCTCCAAGATGCAATTAATTTAGAAAAGGAAAACTTCCTAAAAAGCAATGGAAGAGTAATGGATTATATCAAACGTATTGAAAAATTGAAACGCGCAGAAAGCTCGCTTGTAAACAAGTGGACAAAAGATGCTATTGTTCAACAGCTCAAtatttaa